The window GGGAGAATCATTTGGAAAGAGGGGATACAATGCCAAGTGCGCAATATTTGGGCCACGGGATTTCGTTATTGGACGTACGGGATTTAGGACGTGAAAAAAGAACGGGAACATATGTAATTCAAGAAGAAAAATTGACGATTATTGAAACAAGTGGAAGTCCATCTATCCCTTATATTCTGCAGGGATTGGAACAGTTGGGGCTAAAGGCTGCTGACATTCAATACATCATTGTGACACATATTCATCTCGATCACGCTGGAGGAGCAGGACTGCTTTTGGAAAAATGCCCGAAAGCAAAAGTGATTGTACATCCAAAGGGGAAACGACATCTTATCGATCCATCGAGATTGATCCAAGGGGCAAAGGCTGTATATGGCGAAAAATTCGAAGAGTTTTTTGAACCTGTTGTGCCTGTTCCGGAAGATCGTTTAATCGTGAAACGGGATGGGGAAACGCTGGAAATTGGTCATGACCGTATACTTACGTTTTTGGATACACCAGGCCATGCTTATCATCATTTTTCTATTTATGACCCGAAAAGCAACGGTATCTTTACGGGAGATACAGTTGGGATTATCTATACTCCGCTTTTGGAAAATGGACTGGATTTTTATTTGCCTACAACTTCTCCGAATCATTTTAATCCGGAAGCAATGCTCCAATC of the Bacillus smithii genome contains:
- a CDS encoding MBL fold metallo-hydrolase; translation: MPSAQYLGHGISLLDVRDLGREKRTGTYVIQEEKLTIIETSGSPSIPYILQGLEQLGLKAADIQYIIVTHIHLDHAGGAGLLLEKCPKAKVIVHPKGKRHLIDPSRLIQGAKAVYGEKFEEFFEPVVPVPEDRLIVKRDGETLEIGHDRILTFLDTPGHAYHHFSIYDPKSNGIFTGDTVGIIYTPLLENGLDFYLPTTSPNHFNPEAMLQSADRIEKLGISRIYFGHFGMSEDPSAAFRQLRFWLPIFVEAGQQVADSNLSFEKKTEAVYQTLKKKVTRYLDERKVPRTSNVYEILDLDLTICSMGIVDYFQKRMAESEK